One genomic window of Metopolophium dirhodum isolate CAU chromosome 4, ASM1992520v1, whole genome shotgun sequence includes the following:
- the LOC132943065 gene encoding uncharacterized protein LOC132943065 codes for MNFLSIVLVIALVGYSLGAPQYSHYELDDEYEHVNPEPRYNSVDCNCNGQEHGDSQEQDEGTREVICQGRDNKKGQGRYRKQELGGYHTPEQKYYANNPGYGFVRY; via the exons ATGAATTTtctg TCAATTGTATTGGTTATTGCATTGGTCGGTTACTCGCTGGGTGCACCACAATACAGTCATTATGAATTAGACGACGAATACGAACACGTCAACCCAGAACCTCGATATAATAGCGTTGATTGTAATTGTAACGGCCAAGAACATGGTGACAGCCAAGAACAAGATGAAGGCACCAGAGAAGTTATATGCCAAGGTCGTGATAACAAAAAAGGACAGGGTAGATACCGGAAACAGGAACTTGGTGGATACCATACAccagaacaaaaatattatgccaATAATCCAGGATATGGTTTTGTTCGCTACTAA
- the LOC132943104 gene encoding uncharacterized protein LOC132943104, which yields MNFLSIVLVIALVGYSLGAPQYGHNELDNEYEHINAEHHDDGTKSNCKNRKNGDSQEQDEGTNEGRGQGRGNKQVPGRYLQPELGGYYTPVQQYYANNPGYVGGSDQYYQGWRLPPYSQGGPGLYHPAGYGRVHY from the exons ATGAATTTtctg TCAATTGTATTGGTTATTGCATTGGTTGGTTATTCGCTGGGTGCACCACAATACGGACATAATGAATTAGATAACGAATACGAACACATCAATGCAGAACACCATGATGATGGCACCAAAAGTAATTGTAAAAACCGAAAAAATGGTGACAGCCAAGAACAAGATGAAGGCACCAATGAAGGTAGAGGCCAAGGTCGTGGTAACAAACAAGTGCCAGGTAGATACCTACAACCGGAACTTGGTGGATACTATACACcagtacaacaatattatgccAATAATCCAGGATACGTTGGGGGTTCAGATCAATACTACCAAGGTTGGCGTTTACCACCATACAGCCAAGGTGGACCTGGTTTATATCATCCTGCAGGATACGGTAGGGTTCACTACTAA